The genomic stretch ACGTTGACCTGGAAATGCCGATCCGCTTGCTCGAAGCAAATCCGCTGGTGGAAGAAACCGTGGGACAGCTGGCATTCAAGCGCGGGCCGACTGTATATTGCGTCGAATCGACGGATCTCCCGGCAGGAGTGAAGCCCCACGATGTTGTGATCTCGCCCGCAACTGAGTTTCTTGCGCGACACGACACGCGGCTGTTGGGCGGCGTTGTGACGCTCGACGGCGTTGTTGGGATTCGCACGAATGCGCCGTGGGGGAAAGAGCTCTATCGCCAGGTTCAACCAGCGGCGGCGCGGCAGCAGCGTATTCGATTGGTGCCGTATTCAACGTGGCAGAATCGCGGCGCGTCGGAAATGTCCGTGTGGTTGCGAAGAGAGTAGCGCAGACTCCGAGTCTGCTGTATCACCCGTCCCGCGTAGCAGTTGCTGCGGAAGGTGGACAGGTTTCAAACCTGCATGCGCGGATTGCGCCCGGCCGGCTTGGAAACACGGCGATAGCCCGTCCTGCGTAGCAGCTACTGCGGAGCGCAGGACAGATTGGAAACGCGCCCTACAAAAGTCTTTTGAGTATTTGACCAGGCTATGAAACCTAAACTGATTGCGGCTTTTTTCTGCCTTCTTGGCTGGTGCTCGTTTTCGTCGTCCGCAGCCTCCACGAACGACACGGTTTACATGTTCACGTCGTTCCGCGAGAACGGGCAGGACGGGTTGCGATTCCTCTACAGCTTCGACGCGCTGCATTGGACGAACGTCCCCGGGACGTTCATGAAACCGAACGTGGGCGGAAAAATCCTCCGCGATCCCAGCATCGTTCGCGGACCCGACGGAACCTTCCACCTCGTTTGGACCACGGCGTGGCGCGGGGACAAGGGATTCGGCTACGCGAGTTCCACGAACCTCATCAACTGGTCGGAGCAGAAGTTTGTCGAGGCCATGAAGCACGAGCCCGACACGGCGAACGTCTGGGCGCCGGAATTGTTCTACGACGACGCCGCGCGGGAGTTTGTCATCTGCTGGGCGTCCACGATTCCCGGCCGCTTTCCCGATCACCTCGAGCCGAGGACGAACAATCATCGGATGTATTACACCACCACGACGGACTTCAAAACGTTCACCCCAACGAAGCTGTACCTGGATCCGGACTTCAGTGTCATCGACTGTCAGATCGTGAAACGCGATACGCACGATTTCGTTTTGTTGCTGAAGGACAACACACGTCCGCAGCGGGACATCCGGGTTGCATTTGGTGATGGGCCGCTCGGGCCGTGGCGCAATATTTCGCCGCCGTTCACGGAGAAGTTCACTGAAGGCCCGTGCGCGATGAAGGTAGGCGAGGAGTGGCTGATTTATTTTGATGTCTACCAACGCAATATTTACGGCGCGATGAAGACGCGCGATTTCAAGACGTTTACCGACATCACGAGCGAAGTTTCCTTTCCCGAACATCACAAGCACGGCACGGCATTTCGGGCACCTCGAGCGCTTCTAAACAATCTGCTGAAGCAGGCACGCGACGCTGGCAATCAGTGACGGCCCCTTCCAATCATGATCCTGCGACACATTGCAAACCTCTGGACATTCATGGGCCATCCCACCATGGCGAGCGAGTGGTCGCTGGATGAAAAGCTGCGGACGATCAAAGAAGCCGGGTTCGACGGCGTTTGCTGGGCGGGAAGTCCTGAACTGCGCGATGGCTGCCGTCGTTATGGCTTAATCTTTGTGGGCGGGATGGCATCGGGCAGCGCAGCAGATTTTCCGCGCCTGTTGCAGGAGCAGAAAGACTGCGGGGCCGTTCAGGTCAACGTGCAGCTTGCGTCTCCTGACACGCCCGCCCATGAAGCCCTGGAGCTCGCGCTCACATTGAATCGCGAAGCGAAGCGCGTTGGCATCATTGCCGCGATTGAAACGCATCGCGGCACCTGCACTGAAACTCCTGAAAAGCATTATGCATTGTGCGATGCGTATGAGAAAGCAACAGGCGGGTTGCTTTCGTGTTCGATCGATTTTTCCCACTTCGCCGTCGTGAAGCATTTGGTCCCGGGAAATTTCGTTTCACGCCTTCTCACCCGGTCCGATCTGGTTCAGCACGCGCAGCAGTTTCATTTCCGCCCGTTTAACGGTCATCATGGGCAAGTGCCGATTACGGACGCGAAGGGCAACCTCACGCAAGAGGTCAACGACTGGCTGCCGTTTGCTGAAGCGCTGATGCGGTGCTGGATGGAAGGCAATCGCGGTTCGGATCGTGAAATCTTCATCTGTCCTGAACTGGGCCCGCTCGAGGGAGGCTACTGTCTCTCGACCTTCCGAAATTCCTGGGAGGAAGCAAAGGTCCTGAGGATCGAAATTGAGCGGCTTTGGAACCGTGTGACGAAGTGAGGTGCGGGATTTTAATCACGGATGGACACGGATGAACACGGATTTGAAGAAAACTGTTGAAACGCTAAAAAGCTGAAACTTCCACCACGCCCGCGTGGATCACGCTGAAGCAGGCTGCGGCCTGCGCTCCCGTCCGACGTCTCTTTTCTTCGCGACCTTCGCGACCTTCGCGCGAGGCTAGTTTGCTTGACCACGGATTCGGAGGGCGGCCGAGTCCACGCGAACCACGGCTATTGAGCGAATTGGTTGATGATCACGGGAGCCACCGTGCGCGGCGGTTCGTAGAATTCCCTTCAGCGGTTACTCTGTGCGCCCGATACGATCGGGATCTCAGAACAACTCGCACATAATGAACAGAACGGGACTGCAATCGGGCCTTTCACCAGCATCGCTCTTAAGGCCAGCGTTCAAGCACTTTGCTGGACACAATTTTGTCAAAGTTCCGGCGGTTCTTCTCTGCCTGGTTCAAATCGCGGTCGCAATCGCGGCGCTTGAAATTCGAGGATTTGCCGCGCCGTCGAGCCCTCCCGACAAAACCTTTTCACCGCCACCCCAAATCTTCGTGCGGCCCGGCGGGATCAGCTATCGCTGGAAATTCGGAACCGGAACCACGCCCCTCGGCGGCTATCCTGGATCGTATCCCGTAACGTCGGTCGGAATCTACAACGTCCCCGCGTTCGGATGGGTCGTCACGCGCGGTTATTTTCAATACAGCGCGGACGGCGAGAACTGGACGACTTACACGATGGGCACTTCACCCTCGTACATCGCAAACCCGGCCAACTACTGGCGATTCGTCGATACCAGTCCCGCCGACACGACAAGCATGAACAACTTCGGCACGTCCTGGACCCTGCAGGGCCCGCCTTCTTCAGTGTCATCCGGCGGCAATGTTTATCCCGACAACGCGCCGACCAACATCATTTCCGACAACATCGCTGCAGTAATTCTCAACAACGCCGCCAGCGGCAGCGTCGTGGCGACGATGAAGCCCGGAGACACAGGCGATACTCGCGGCGGGTTTTGGGTCATTGAAGAACAGTCGGTGCCGAATTTGTTCACGATCTCGTTCGATCGCACCGCCAACAATTTTGCGCAGGTGAAGCTTGGGAGTGGAACGATTCCAGCCATCGGTCAGACAGCTTCGGTTACGCTGCGCTATCACGATGTTTATCAAACCGATTTCAACGGTGATCCCATTCCGGGCGAAGGTTTCAGCAAGGTGTTCACGTTCACGGTGGTTCCCGAATCGACGAAGGATCTGAACTTCACAGACGACATCGCGGTGAACACTTACACAACCAACACGCAAAGCGGCGCGTCCATCGCGACCCTTAGCGACGGCACCTTTGTCGTCGTCTGGCAATCCGCCGGGCAGAACGGGAAGCTTCTTGCGCCGTTCGTAAATCATGGTCTCTACGGTCAGCGCTATTCCAGCACAGGCGTTCGAATCGGGAATGAGTTCGTCATTGCCAGTTCCGATCCAGCGGCCGACGAGTCAACCCCTGTGGTCACGCCGCTGAATAATGGACGTTTCGCTGTGGCGTACCTCTACGCTGGCAGCGCCTACAATGTTCGATTTCGCATTGTCGAGGCGGATGGAAGCGTGGGACCCGAACTTTCCGCCAGCACATCCAGCGGGCAGCATTACTCGCCCGCAATCGCGACACTGAGCGATGGATCGATTGTCGTCGCATGGCTCCACGAAAGCTGGGAGGTGCGGTTGCGACGCTTCGCCGCGGCCGATGGCGCCCCGCTGTCAGGCGAGACTGTGATCGCAGCGGCTGGATCAGGCCCGGGCATCGCCGCACTCAGCAATGGAAGTTATGCTGTCACGTGGGCGGATCCCAATACTTACGAAATCGTGGCGCGGGTGGGGGCAAACGGCGCAGACCAAAGCACGGGAATCCTGTGGACCGGCTATAGTCCTCCGCGCGTCGCGTCGATCGCGAATGGATTCGTCGTCGCTTCCGAAGCGTGGGCAGATCCGAATTTTTCGCACATTGAGGCTGCGCGATTTAACAATACTGGCGCGTTGCAGGGGATCGCGTTTCGGGTCAACACGAACACAGCCACGCTGTATGCCGCATCGATTGCGGGACTCTCAGGCGGAGGCTTTGTGATCACCTGGACATCCGACGCGGACGACTTCGACCTGCGCGGGGTTTTTGGCCGCCGCTACACTGCGAATGGAACGCCCGTCGACGACGGCTGGTTCCAGGTAAACGAGCATCGATCCGGCGACCAGGCCATCACTTCAGTAACAGCACTTTCCAATGATCGATTCGCCGTCGCGTGGACAGATGTTGACGCCGGGCTCGATTCAAACGTTGAGGCCCGCGTTCTCCTTCCGTCCAACGCAGCTCCCAGCGTGGCGGCGAATTCAGGCACGATCACTGTGGGCGAGGGGAGCCTTGCTGGAAACAGCGGCACATTTGGCGATGCCGATGGAAACGCAACGGTGAATCTCTCGGCCTCGGTGGGATCGGTGATCGCCGATTCCGGCGCGGGCACGTGGGCGTGGACGTTGACCACACTGGATGGACCCGAGGATGCTGCGACGGTGACAATCACAGTCACCGACGGAATTGCAACCAACTCAACCTCCTTCACTCTGGCAGTAACCAACGTTGCTCCCGTGGTGGTTGGACGTGTCATCACGATCCTCGAAAATCAGGTAACCAACATTCTGCTTGAAGCGAGCGATCCTGGAACGGATGCCGTCGACTGGGTCATCGTGGCAAATCCAACCAACGGAACGCTCTCAGGCATTGCGCCGAATCTTGTTTATACGCCCAGTACGAACACACATGGAACGGACACGTTCGCAGTAAATGCCGTGGACTCCGATGGTGCGGAGAGTGACACGGCGTGGTTCAGCATCAACATTCTTGACGTGAACCAGCCGCCGATTGCTGGGGCGGACAGCATCGCCAGGCCAAATACAACACGCGTTGCGAAAACTGCAAAGGCGCTCTTGCTGGGCAATGACAGCGATCCAGATTCGGATCCGCTGACGATAGCATCGGTTGCGCAGCCGATGCCTCCAGGCGCGACGGTCGCTTTCGCTGGAAACTTTGTTGTCTACACAGCACCGGCCACGAACGCAGGCAACGGCAGTTTCGTTTACGTTTTGAGCGACGGGCCAGGAGGGCATCTGGTCACTAACACCGTGCAGGTTTTGGAAATCGCAGGAAGCCCGGCCGTTTCAGCACCGAACGTCGCCGCTATCACGGCCGCGGGGAGCGATTACGTTCTGAAGTTCATCGGGGTTCCAGCAAATGCGTATCGTGTTCAGTACACGACAACGCAAATCGCGCCCTACGTGTGGAACGAGTTCAATCCTCTCGCAGTCCACATTGCGCCGACAAATGGCGTGTTCGAACACATTGACGTCAATCCGCCCGATTCAATGCGCCTGTACCGCGCCGTTCCGCATCCGTGATCCACTCTCTTCATCGAACTTTTACATGAAACCCGTATTACATGTTGCCATCGCAATGGCCGCTTCTGCCGGCATTGCCTCCGCTGAACTCATCACTGAACCCACCCGTGTATTCGACGTCGATTTGACGATCGGGGATCCACAGGATCCGCCGATGGTATTTCTGCAAACGATTGGCGATTCGCCGATTCTTTCGATCACGCGCGTGGAGATTGGATTGCATCTCGTTGGCACGTCGCCGGATAATGGATTCGCGAGTGACATGTTTGTGTCGCTCAACGCGGATTTCGGGCCCACGAGCATTCTGTTGAACCGCGTGGGGATGAGCAGTGGCGATCCGATCGGATTTTTTTACGACGGCTGGAACGTGACGTTTCGCGACGGCGCGCCCGCCGGAGACATTCACGTGTGGGACCAGGGAACGGGAGTTTTGACAG from Verrucomicrobiia bacterium encodes the following:
- a CDS encoding Ig-like domain-containing protein translates to MNRTGLQSGLSPASLLRPAFKHFAGHNFVKVPAVLLCLVQIAVAIAALEIRGFAAPSSPPDKTFSPPPQIFVRPGGISYRWKFGTGTTPLGGYPGSYPVTSVGIYNVPAFGWVVTRGYFQYSADGENWTTYTMGTSPSYIANPANYWRFVDTSPADTTSMNNFGTSWTLQGPPSSVSSGGNVYPDNAPTNIISDNIAAVILNNAASGSVVATMKPGDTGDTRGGFWVIEEQSVPNLFTISFDRTANNFAQVKLGSGTIPAIGQTASVTLRYHDVYQTDFNGDPIPGEGFSKVFTFTVVPESTKDLNFTDDIAVNTYTTNTQSGASIATLSDGTFVVVWQSAGQNGKLLAPFVNHGLYGQRYSSTGVRIGNEFVIASSDPAADESTPVVTPLNNGRFAVAYLYAGSAYNVRFRIVEADGSVGPELSASTSSGQHYSPAIATLSDGSIVVAWLHESWEVRLRRFAAADGAPLSGETVIAAAGSGPGIAALSNGSYAVTWADPNTYEIVARVGANGADQSTGILWTGYSPPRVASIANGFVVASEAWADPNFSHIEAARFNNTGALQGIAFRVNTNTATLYAASIAGLSGGGFVITWTSDADDFDLRGVFGRRYTANGTPVDDGWFQVNEHRSGDQAITSVTALSNDRFAVAWTDVDAGLDSNVEARVLLPSNAAPSVAANSGTITVGEGSLAGNSGTFGDADGNATVNLSASVGSVIADSGAGTWAWTLTTLDGPEDAATVTITVTDGIATNSTSFTLAVTNVAPVVVGRVITILENQVTNILLEASDPGTDAVDWVIVANPTNGTLSGIAPNLVYTPSTNTHGTDTFAVNAVDSDGAESDTAWFSINILDVNQPPIAGADSIARPNTTRVAKTAKALLLGNDSDPDSDPLTIASVAQPMPPGATVAFAGNFVVYTAPATNAGNGSFVYVLSDGPGGHLVTNTVQVLEIAGSPAVSAPNVAAITAAGSDYVLKFIGVPANAYRVQYTTTQIAPYVWNEFNPLAVHIAPTNGVFEHIDVNPPDSMRLYRAVPHP
- a CDS encoding xylose isomerase, with amino-acid sequence MILRHIANLWTFMGHPTMASEWSLDEKLRTIKEAGFDGVCWAGSPELRDGCRRYGLIFVGGMASGSAADFPRLLQEQKDCGAVQVNVQLASPDTPAHEALELALTLNREAKRVGIIAAIETHRGTCTETPEKHYALCDAYEKATGGLLSCSIDFSHFAVVKHLVPGNFVSRLLTRSDLVQHAQQFHFRPFNGHHGQVPITDAKGNLTQEVNDWLPFAEALMRCWMEGNRGSDREIFICPELGPLEGGYCLSTFRNSWEEAKVLRIEIERLWNRVTK
- a CDS encoding glycoside hydrolase family 43 protein codes for the protein MKPKLIAAFFCLLGWCSFSSSAASTNDTVYMFTSFRENGQDGLRFLYSFDALHWTNVPGTFMKPNVGGKILRDPSIVRGPDGTFHLVWTTAWRGDKGFGYASSTNLINWSEQKFVEAMKHEPDTANVWAPELFYDDAAREFVICWASTIPGRFPDHLEPRTNNHRMYYTTTTDFKTFTPTKLYLDPDFSVIDCQIVKRDTHDFVLLLKDNTRPQRDIRVAFGDGPLGPWRNISPPFTEKFTEGPCAMKVGEEWLIYFDVYQRNIYGAMKTRDFKTFTDITSEVSFPEHHKHGTAFRAPRALLNNLLKQARDAGNQ
- a CDS encoding PEP-CTERM sorting domain-containing protein, with translation MKPVLHVAIAMAASAGIASAELITEPTRVFDVDLTIGDPQDPPMVFLQTIGDSPILSITRVEIGLHLVGTSPDNGFASDMFVSLNADFGPTSILLNRVGMSSGDPIGFFYDGWNVTFRDGAPAGDIHVWDQGTGVLTGTYEPDGRTLPFDTERLSLLEVFNGRPANGEWRLAVGDLSEGAEMKLVSWSLTFSGETVIPEPSSHALLGLGIAALALRRRSAKS